The genome window ACTTATGAATGGCTTTGCCAAGCTCCTCTTTCTCAATCGGTTTTAATAAATAATCAACGCTGTTGACTTTGAACGCCTTTAACGCATATTCGTCGTAAGCGGTTGTGAAAATGACGGGTGTCGGGACGTCTATCTGCTGAAAAATTTCAAAACTCAAGCCATCTGCTAATTGAATATCCATCAGTAAAAGATCGGGCGTATCGGCAATCTGGTGCTGGCTCCACCAGCGGATAAAGGCCCGCACGCTTTCCACGCGGCCAATCACTTCCGCTTCGGGTTCTACTTCCTTGATCAGCGCGGCAATGCGTTTTACGGCCAGAGGCTCGTCTTCAACAATCAGAATTTTCATAACAGGGGCAATTTTACGGTGTACGTTTCTTCGGTTTTTTCGACCTGCACCGGCTTGTCGTTGAGTTGAGCATAGCGGTTCTGCAAATTTTTCAAACCAATACCACTCGACTGAACTTGCAAATGATTTTTTGGCTGGTAGTTATTTCGGACGACCAGGTAATCTGTTTCGGCAAAAATCTCGATCAGCAAAGGTTTTTCGCCCGAAATTTCGTTGTGTTTAACGACGTTTTCGAGCAAAGTCAGCAAGCCTTGCGTAATGATTTGCCTGCTCTGCTCGCTTTCTGAGAGGCAAATATCGTAGTGGAAATTATCACCGAAGCGCATTTCGTGAATAAACAGATACGACTCGGCTACCCGTAGTTCGGTGGCAATATCGACCGTATTCTGATCGGAGTGTTGAAGGCTGTAGCGAAAAACTTTTGACAAACGTTCCACAAAATGAACGGCGTTGCGCGTATCTTCCGGAATCAGGGCGCTTAAAATATTGAGCGAATTAAAGAGAAAGTGCGGGTTAACCTGATTTTTTAGCGAATCGAATTCGGCTTTTAGAACGGCTTGCTTTAGCCCTTCCTCCATGAGGGTCAGGGCTTTCCAGCGGCCTACAAACAAACGCAGCGAATACACACCCGTCACACTGGCAGTGATTAAGGCAAGCAATCCCGCATTGAATACATAATCCAAAAGACTTGACTGAATGCCCCAGAACCAGCGTAAGGAAGACGTAGCGGTGGCGCCTACAGCAGCAGCAATGATTACTGAAGACGTAATGGTACTGGCCACGAGCTGCTGCGGAGTCAGGTATTCTGCGGAGCGGTTAACAATGTACAACACCGACCAGGACAGAGAGTGATAGATAATGAAGCCCGCGCCAAGAGCTAGAAAAATAAGCTGAATGCGGAAGCTGATCGACAAAGGTGAATCTACTTTAAGCAGAATAGCAGCTAAAACGCAACCGGATAGCAGGAGCAGAAAGAGGCGGCGAAAAATTGGTTTCATGACTTAGACCCGATTAATGGAACTGGCTCCTGCACTCTGAATGCGAATGATGGGTTCGCCACGGTACTGAATCCGACTGGCGCCGGTTGCTTCGGCGGCCAACTGTTGGTGAACATACAGATGGGCCTGGCAAGCCCCGGTCAACTCGATGGTGGCGTGTTCAACCGGGAAGTCAAAAGCGTGAAGCGAAGATGCCCCGGTTAATTCTGCCGTTAAATGGTTGCTGTGCCCGATCATG of Tellurirhabdus bombi contains these proteins:
- a CDS encoding sensor histidine kinase — translated: MKPIFRRLFLLLLSGCVLAAILLKVDSPLSISFRIQLIFLALGAGFIIYHSLSWSVLYIVNRSAEYLTPQQLVASTITSSVIIAAAVGATATSSLRWFWGIQSSLLDYVFNAGLLALITASVTGVYSLRLFVGRWKALTLMEEGLKQAVLKAEFDSLKNQVNPHFLFNSLNILSALIPEDTRNAVHFVERLSKVFRYSLQHSDQNTVDIATELRVAESYLFIHEMRFGDNFHYDICLSESEQSRQIITQGLLTLLENVVKHNEISGEKPLLIEIFAETDYLVVRNNYQPKNHLQVQSSGIGLKNLQNRYAQLNDKPVQVEKTEETYTVKLPLL